A genome region from Macaca fascicularis isolate 582-1 chromosome 3, T2T-MFA8v1.1 includes the following:
- the LOC107129130 gene encoding uncharacterized protein isoform X4, with translation MDFASPVAFLFQAFGHGSGQRKRWWWRRRRRRRQRELAVTELNDFSCLFSGFQLSWPSPGFCSFAVVFSIPGPVQGHCECVQLKSSNWKYKPKFWRVRAAEIYMGTLSTLTRWP, from the exons ATGGACTTTGCTAGTCCagtggcttttctttttcaagcTTTTGGACATGGCAGTGGG CAGAGGAAGCGGTGGTGGTggcgtcggcggcggcggcggcggcagcgggaGCTAGCAGTAACCGAGCTG AATGATTTTTCCTGTTTATTCAGTGGTTTCCAGCTTTCCTGGCCCAGTCCTGGATTCTGCTCTTTTGCAG TGGTTTTCAGCATTCCTGGCCCAGTCCAGGGACACTGTGAGTGTGTCCAGCTTAAGTCCAGTAACTGGAAATACAAGCCCAAGTTCTGGAGAGTTCGAGCTGCAGAGATATATATGGGGACACTTTCAACCTTGACTCGTTGGCCATAA
- the LOC107129130 gene encoding uncharacterized protein isoform X3, whose protein sequence is MDFASPVAFLFQAFGHGSGAVAPQQRKRWWWRRRRRRRQRELAVTELNDFSCLFSGFQLSWPSPGFCSFAVVFSIPGPVQGHCECVQLKSSNWKYKPKFWRVRAAEIYMGTLSTLTRWP, encoded by the exons ATGGACTTTGCTAGTCCagtggcttttctttttcaagcTTTTGGACATGGCAGTGGG GCTGTGGCCCCGCAGCAGAGGAAGCGGTGGTGGTggcgtcggcggcggcggcggcggcagcgggaGCTAGCAGTAACCGAGCTG AATGATTTTTCCTGTTTATTCAGTGGTTTCCAGCTTTCCTGGCCCAGTCCTGGATTCTGCTCTTTTGCAG TGGTTTTCAGCATTCCTGGCCCAGTCCAGGGACACTGTGAGTGTGTCCAGCTTAAGTCCAGTAACTGGAAATACAAGCCCAAGTTCTGGAGAGTTCGAGCTGCAGAGATATATATGGGGACACTTTCAACCTTGACTCGTTGGCCATAA
- the LOC107129130 gene encoding uncharacterized protein isoform X1, producing the protein MPGATPAWCEWERARAPGCVLLADIHGSCSGRVRVRVCVCVLVVLYWHRGGGRGGGARAPGGEPGRASPLPPSLPPQLDPVVKAEREAGWVRLAAYGRRREPGRRGAEARRGEAGRKGLEPVRTFLQPLCRRAARQAAVRGGRADFLRPGLLWSRTSGTWTLALLVPHLGLCEPPGVGSCHKKKVAHPLISLRQRMKSTEQNDFSCLFSGFQLSWPSPGFCSFAVVFSIPGPVQGHCECVQLKSSNWKYKPKFWRVRAAEIYMGTLSTLTRWP; encoded by the exons ATGCCGGGGGCCACTCCTGCGTGGTGCGAGTGGGAACGCGCGCGCGCGCCTGGGTGTGTGTTGTTAGCTGATATCCATGGCAGCTGCAGTGGCAgggtgcgtgtgcgtgtgtgtgtgtgtgtactagtTGTACTGTACTGGCAtaggggaggaggcaggggaggaggggcGCGCGCGCCGGGTGGGGAGCCAGGGAGGGCTTCGccgctgcctccctccctccctccgcaGCTTGACCCGGTAgtgaaggcagagagagaggcaggctgGGTCCGCCTGGCAGCCTACGGGAGGAGGCGGGAGCCGGGAAGGAGGGGAGCCGAGGCCCGGCGTGGGGAGGCCGGCAGGAAGGGCCTCGAGCCAGTGCGGACCTTTCTTCAGCCTCTGTGCCGCCGAGCCGCGCGCCAGGCTGCTGTGCGAGGAGGACGCGCTGACTTCCTCCGACCTGGGCTCCTATGGAGCAGAACTAGCGGGACCTGGACTTTGGCGCTCTTGGTGCCACATCTCGGGCTCTGCGAGCCTCCTGGCGTGGGATCCTGCC acaaaaaaaaagttgcaCACCCACTTATCTCTTTAAGGCAGAGGATGAAAAGCACTGAACAG AATGATTTTTCCTGTTTATTCAGTGGTTTCCAGCTTTCCTGGCCCAGTCCTGGATTCTGCTCTTTTGCAG TGGTTTTCAGCATTCCTGGCCCAGTCCAGGGACACTGTGAGTGTGTCCAGCTTAAGTCCAGTAACTGGAAATACAAGCCCAAGTTCTGGAGAGTTCGAGCTGCAGAGATATATATGGGGACACTTTCAACCTTGACTCGTTGGCCATAA
- the LOC107129130 gene encoding uncharacterized protein isoform X5: MDFASPVAFLFQAFGHGSGAVAPQQRKRWWWRRRRRRRQRELAVTELWFSAFLAQSRDTVSVSSLSPVTGNTSPSSGEFELQRYIWGHFQP, from the exons ATGGACTTTGCTAGTCCagtggcttttctttttcaagcTTTTGGACATGGCAGTGGG GCTGTGGCCCCGCAGCAGAGGAAGCGGTGGTGGTggcgtcggcggcggcggcggcggcagcgggaGCTAGCAGTAACCGAGCTG TGGTTTTCAGCATTCCTGGCCCAGTCCAGGGACACTGTGAGTGTGTCCAGCTTAAGTCCAGTAACTGGAAATACAAGCCCAAGTTCTGGAGAGTTCGAGCTGCAGAGATATATATGGGGACACTTTCAACCTTGA
- the LOC107129130 gene encoding uncharacterized protein isoform X6 yields MDFASPVAFLFQAFGHGSGAVAPQQRKRWWWRRRRRRRQRELAVTELWFPAFLAQSWILLFCSGFQHSWPSPGTL; encoded by the exons ATGGACTTTGCTAGTCCagtggcttttctttttcaagcTTTTGGACATGGCAGTGGG GCTGTGGCCCCGCAGCAGAGGAAGCGGTGGTGGTggcgtcggcggcggcggcggcggcagcgggaGCTAGCAGTAACCGAGCTG TGGTTTCCAGCTTTCCTGGCCCAGTCCTGGATTCTGCTCTTTTGCAG TGGTTTTCAGCATTCCTGGCCCAGTCCAGGGACACTGTGA
- the LOC107129130 gene encoding uncharacterized protein isoform X2: protein MPGATPAWCEWERARAPGCVLLADIHGSCSGRVRVRVCVCVLVVLYWHRGGGRGGGARAPGGEPGRASPLPPSLPPQLDPVVKAEREAGWVRLAAYGRRREPGRRGAEARRGEAGRKGLEPVRTFLQPLCRRAARQAAVRGGRADFLRPGLLWSRTSGTWTLALLVPHLGLCEPPGVGSCHKKKVAHPLISLRQRMKSTEQWFPAFLAQSWILLFCSGFQHSWPSPGTL, encoded by the exons ATGCCGGGGGCCACTCCTGCGTGGTGCGAGTGGGAACGCGCGCGCGCGCCTGGGTGTGTGTTGTTAGCTGATATCCATGGCAGCTGCAGTGGCAgggtgcgtgtgcgtgtgtgtgtgtgtgtactagtTGTACTGTACTGGCAtaggggaggaggcaggggaggaggggcGCGCGCGCCGGGTGGGGAGCCAGGGAGGGCTTCGccgctgcctccctccctccctccgcaGCTTGACCCGGTAgtgaaggcagagagagaggcaggctgGGTCCGCCTGGCAGCCTACGGGAGGAGGCGGGAGCCGGGAAGGAGGGGAGCCGAGGCCCGGCGTGGGGAGGCCGGCAGGAAGGGCCTCGAGCCAGTGCGGACCTTTCTTCAGCCTCTGTGCCGCCGAGCCGCGCGCCAGGCTGCTGTGCGAGGAGGACGCGCTGACTTCCTCCGACCTGGGCTCCTATGGAGCAGAACTAGCGGGACCTGGACTTTGGCGCTCTTGGTGCCACATCTCGGGCTCTGCGAGCCTCCTGGCGTGGGATCCTGCC acaaaaaaaaagttgcaCACCCACTTATCTCTTTAAGGCAGAGGATGAAAAGCACTGAACAG TGGTTTCCAGCTTTCCTGGCCCAGTCCTGGATTCTGCTCTTTTGCAG TGGTTTTCAGCATTCCTGGCCCAGTCCAGGGACACTGTGA